A region of Streptomyces sp. R44 DNA encodes the following proteins:
- a CDS encoding NPCBM/NEW2 domain-containing protein, translated as MQSSSRMKVALAGAVLGLFAAFAGPGSIASATPTDTTVGEVTGFAADGAVYRLTAGRTEARVSFVTADTFRIELAPDGKFADPTGTDITLPQGPPPATRWRDLGDRYELATAEVTLRATKSPLRFSAVRADGTPLWTETQGLTWNQDRTVQTLARGADEQFYGAGMQNGRGNTSHRDKTVEVGVDYNWNDGGHPNSVPFYLSSAGYGVYRNTYAPNTYAFTDPVTTSAKEQRFDAYYFAGSGSDAVKDVIGQYTRLTGKPFLPPVYGLEIGDSDCYLHNANRGERHTLDALKVADGYVANDMPNGWMLVNDGYGCGYENLAETSAGLAQRDMKLGLWTEDGIDKLADQVKAGQRVAKLDVAWVGSGYKFALDGCKDAHAGIEANSDARGFTWAPESWSGAQRCGVQWSGDQSGSWEYIRWQIPTYAGASMSGLAYTTGDVDGIFGGSAKTYTRDLQWKMFLPVTMTMDGWAANDKQPFRYGEPYTSINRASLKLHEALLPYIYSHAHRATKTGVGLARPLALEYPDDPKAATDAAKYEFLSGEDFLVAPVYQDATERDGIYLPKGTWIDYWSGRTYQGPVTVDDYSAPLDTLPLFVRAGAAVPMWPGSLRSYQDRAPGDPIAWDVYPKGNTSFELYEDDGVTREHRTGKYATQRAEVGAPQSGPGDVTIRLGASTGSYTGKPTARPYGFTVHTGDAPEAVKLDGRPLPALTSRAAFDAAGQGWWYDRDERGGVVRVKTAAQSTDRGFELRLRETSAVGGAVPGASAVLAAPTGQELGAGTPGTVAVDVTAGTRDATDVRVSLDAPAGWQVTPAAPIARVPAGTTRRVQVAVTPAADAKLGEATLTATARHRAAGTDRTAVQRFAIGLMPPAPTADAWASDLAWLRATNGWGPPERDRSNGESGAADGHTLTLAGKTYEKGIGAHADSDIEVYLGGRCTTFTADVGIDDEINGYGDVAFSVEADGRVLWTSPRLTGASATLPVNVDVTGARHVRLKITDTNGSKSGDHGDWAAARFGCA; from the coding sequence ATGCAATCATCATCACGCATGAAAGTTGCACTCGCCGGAGCCGTCCTCGGGCTCTTCGCGGCCTTCGCGGGACCCGGCTCCATCGCGTCGGCCACACCCACCGACACCACCGTCGGCGAGGTCACCGGCTTCGCCGCCGACGGGGCCGTCTACCGGCTGACCGCCGGCCGCACCGAGGCCCGCGTCTCCTTCGTCACCGCCGACACCTTCCGCATCGAACTCGCCCCCGACGGCAAGTTCGCCGACCCCACCGGCACCGACATCACGCTGCCCCAGGGCCCGCCCCCGGCCACCCGCTGGCGCGACCTCGGCGACCGCTACGAACTCGCCACCGCCGAGGTGACCCTGCGCGCCACCAAGTCGCCCCTGCGCTTCTCGGCCGTGCGTGCCGACGGCACCCCGCTCTGGACCGAGACCCAGGGCCTGACCTGGAACCAGGACCGCACCGTCCAGACCCTCGCCCGCGGCGCCGACGAGCAGTTCTACGGCGCCGGCATGCAGAACGGCCGCGGCAACACCTCCCACCGCGACAAGACCGTCGAGGTCGGCGTCGACTACAACTGGAACGACGGCGGCCACCCCAACTCCGTCCCCTTCTACCTCTCCTCCGCCGGCTACGGCGTCTACCGCAACACCTACGCGCCCAACACCTACGCCTTCACCGACCCGGTCACCACCAGCGCGAAGGAACAGCGCTTCGACGCCTACTACTTCGCCGGCAGCGGCAGCGACGCCGTCAAGGACGTCATAGGCCAGTACACCCGGCTCACCGGCAAGCCCTTCCTGCCGCCCGTGTACGGCCTGGAGATCGGCGACTCCGACTGCTACCTCCACAACGCCAACCGCGGCGAGCGCCACACCCTCGACGCACTGAAGGTCGCCGACGGCTACGTCGCGAACGACATGCCCAACGGCTGGATGCTCGTCAACGACGGCTACGGCTGCGGCTACGAGAACCTCGCCGAGACCTCCGCCGGCCTCGCCCAGCGCGACATGAAGCTCGGCCTGTGGACCGAGGACGGCATCGACAAGCTCGCCGACCAGGTCAAGGCCGGCCAGCGCGTCGCCAAGCTCGACGTCGCCTGGGTCGGCTCCGGATACAAGTTCGCCCTCGACGGCTGCAAGGACGCCCACGCCGGCATCGAGGCCAACAGTGACGCCCGCGGCTTCACCTGGGCCCCCGAGAGCTGGTCCGGCGCCCAGCGCTGCGGTGTGCAGTGGTCCGGCGACCAGTCCGGCAGCTGGGAGTACATCCGCTGGCAGATCCCCACGTACGCGGGCGCGTCCATGTCCGGCCTCGCCTACACCACCGGTGACGTCGACGGCATCTTCGGCGGCAGCGCCAAGACGTACACCCGCGACCTCCAGTGGAAGATGTTCCTGCCCGTCACCATGACCATGGACGGCTGGGCCGCCAACGACAAGCAGCCCTTCCGCTACGGCGAGCCGTACACCAGCATCAACCGCGCTTCGCTCAAGCTCCACGAGGCCCTCCTCCCGTACATCTACAGCCACGCCCACCGGGCCACGAAGACCGGCGTCGGCCTCGCCCGGCCGCTCGCCCTCGAATACCCGGACGACCCGAAGGCCGCGACCGACGCCGCGAAGTACGAGTTCCTCAGCGGCGAGGACTTCCTCGTCGCCCCCGTCTACCAGGACGCCACCGAACGCGACGGCATCTACCTCCCCAAGGGCACCTGGATCGACTACTGGAGCGGCCGCACCTACCAGGGCCCCGTCACCGTCGACGACTACAGCGCCCCGCTCGACACCCTGCCCCTCTTCGTCCGGGCCGGGGCGGCCGTCCCCATGTGGCCCGGCTCCCTCCGCTCGTACCAGGACCGCGCCCCCGGCGACCCGATCGCCTGGGACGTCTACCCGAAGGGCAACACCTCCTTCGAGCTGTACGAGGACGACGGCGTCACCCGCGAACACCGCACCGGGAAGTACGCCACCCAGCGCGCCGAGGTCGGCGCCCCGCAGTCCGGCCCCGGCGACGTCACCATCCGCCTGGGCGCCAGCACCGGCTCGTACACCGGCAAGCCCACCGCCCGGCCGTACGGCTTCACCGTCCACACCGGCGACGCCCCCGAAGCGGTGAAGCTCGACGGACGCCCGCTGCCCGCCCTCACCTCCCGCGCCGCCTTCGACGCGGCCGGCCAGGGCTGGTGGTACGACCGCGACGAGCGCGGGGGAGTGGTCCGGGTCAAGACCGCGGCCCAGTCCACCGACCGCGGCTTCGAACTGCGCCTGAGGGAGACCAGCGCCGTCGGCGGGGCCGTCCCCGGCGCCTCCGCCGTCCTCGCCGCCCCCACCGGGCAGGAGCTCGGCGCCGGCACCCCCGGCACCGTCGCCGTGGACGTCACCGCGGGCACCCGGGACGCCACCGACGTACGCGTCTCCCTCGACGCCCCCGCCGGCTGGCAGGTCACCCCGGCCGCCCCGATCGCCCGCGTCCCGGCCGGCACCACCCGCCGGGTCCAGGTCGCCGTCACCCCGGCGGCCGACGCCAAGCTCGGCGAGGCCACCCTCACGGCGACCGCCCGCCACCGGGCCGCGGGCACCGACCGCACCGCCGTCCAGCGGTTCGCGATCGGGCTGATGCCCCCGGCGCCGACCGCCGACGCCTGGGCGAGCGACCTGGCGTGGCTCCGCGCGACCAACGGCTGGGGGCCGCCCGAGCGCGACCGCTCCAACGGCGAGTCCGGCGCCGCCGACGGCCACACCCTCACCCTGGCCGGAAAGACCTACGAGAAGGGCATCGGCGCCCACGCCGACTCCGACATCGAGGTCTACCTCGGCGGCCGCTGCACCACCTTCACCGCCGACGTCGGCATCGACGACGAGATCAACGGCTACGGGGACGTGGCCTTCTCCGTCGAGGCCGACGGCCGGGTCCTGTGGACCTCGCCCCGGCTGACCGGCGCCTCCGCGACCCTGCCCGTGAACGTCGACGTGACCGGCGCCCGGCACGTCCGGCTGAAGATCACGGACACCAACGGGTCGAAGAGCGGCGACCACGGAGACTGGGCGGCGGCCCGCTTCGGCTGCGCCTGA
- a CDS encoding LLM class flavin-dependent oxidoreductase yields MKFQVLSIVHHSPHPLTGELLSAADRLEQVVTLGETAERLGFDAYAVGERHAGAFLSSSPTVLLAALAARTSRIRLLTGVTVVAILDPVRVAEDYATLDQLSRGRIELVVGKGAEAGHFDLFGLDEERQWDLQKEKYELLRRLWTEEGVDWEGEFRPPLKNVTTVPRPYAGPPRIWHGSATSLNSPELAAKHGDPLFTANAIQPREAYAKLIAHYREKFEEYGHDPAHARVAAGSGGLLIADTPEQAVGRYKELYEAKVRQSFKPHLEGRAGYNTPFRTIEDAIADGPQLIGSPQQIIDKILGYHASYGHDLQSISVDTFGQSTAEQQETLQRFAEEIAPVVRREAPSTLWEE; encoded by the coding sequence ATGAAGTTTCAGGTGCTCTCGATCGTCCACCACTCCCCGCACCCGCTCACCGGCGAACTGCTGTCCGCCGCCGACCGGTTGGAGCAGGTCGTCACGCTCGGCGAGACCGCCGAACGGCTCGGCTTCGACGCGTACGCGGTCGGCGAACGGCACGCGGGCGCGTTCCTCTCCTCCTCCCCGACCGTGCTGCTCGCCGCGCTCGCCGCCCGCACCAGCCGGATCCGGCTGCTCACCGGCGTCACCGTGGTCGCGATCCTCGACCCGGTCCGGGTCGCCGAGGACTACGCGACGCTCGACCAGCTCTCCCGGGGCCGGATCGAACTCGTCGTCGGCAAGGGCGCGGAGGCCGGCCACTTCGACCTCTTCGGTCTGGACGAGGAGCGGCAGTGGGACCTCCAGAAGGAGAAGTACGAGCTGCTCCGCCGCCTCTGGACGGAGGAGGGCGTCGACTGGGAGGGCGAGTTCCGGCCGCCGCTGAAGAACGTGACCACGGTCCCGCGCCCGTACGCCGGTCCGCCCCGGATCTGGCACGGCTCGGCCACCAGCCTCAACTCCCCCGAGCTCGCCGCGAAGCACGGCGATCCGCTCTTCACCGCCAACGCGATCCAGCCGCGCGAGGCGTACGCGAAGCTCATCGCCCACTACCGCGAGAAGTTCGAGGAGTACGGGCACGATCCGGCCCACGCGCGCGTGGCGGCCGGTTCCGGCGGGCTGCTCATCGCCGACACCCCGGAGCAGGCGGTCGGCCGGTACAAGGAGCTGTACGAGGCGAAGGTGCGGCAGAGCTTCAAGCCGCACCTGGAGGGCAGGGCCGGCTACAACACGCCGTTCCGCACGATCGAGGACGCGATCGCGGACGGCCCCCAGCTGATCGGCTCCCCGCAGCAGATCATCGACAAGATCCTCGGCTACCACGCGTCCTACGGGCACGACCTGCAGTCCATCTCCGTCGACACCTTCGGCCAGTCGACGGCCGAGCAGCAGGAGACCCTCCAGCGGTTCGCCGAGGAGATCGCGCCGGTCGTGCGGAGGGAGGCGCCCAGCACGCTCTGGGAGGAGTGA
- the glpK gene encoding glycerol kinase GlpK, with protein MTDAHTSGPFIAAIDQGTTSSRCIVFDKDGRIVSVDQKEHEQIFPKPGWVEHDAAEIWTNVQEVVAGALEKANITAADVKAIGITNQRETTLLWDKNTGEPVHNALVWQDTRTDALCKELGRNVGQDRFRRETGLPLASYFSGPKVRWLLDNVEGLRERAERGDILFGTMDSWVIWNLTGGVDGGHHVTDVTNASRTMLMNLHTMAWDEKILQSMEIPATVLPEIRSSAEVYGTVKGGILDGVPVASALGDQQAALFGQTCFAEGEAKSTYGTGTFMLMNTGDKIINSYSGLLTTVGYQIGDAKPVYALEGSIAVTGSLVQWMRDQMGLIKSAAEIETLASSVEDNGGAYFVPAFSGLFAPYWRSDARGVIAGLTRYVTKAHIARAVLEATAWQTREITDAMTKDSGVELTALKVDGGMTSNNLLMQTLSDFLDAPVVRPMVAETTCLGAAYAAGLAVGFWPDTDALRANWRRAAEWTPRMDADKRDSEYKSWLKAVERTMGWIEDEE; from the coding sequence GTGACCGACGCACACACCTCCGGCCCCTTCATCGCGGCCATCGACCAGGGCACCACCTCCTCGCGCTGCATCGTCTTCGACAAGGACGGCCGGATCGTCTCCGTCGACCAGAAGGAGCACGAGCAGATCTTCCCGAAGCCGGGCTGGGTCGAGCACGACGCCGCCGAGATCTGGACCAACGTCCAGGAGGTCGTCGCCGGCGCGCTGGAGAAGGCGAACATCACCGCCGCCGACGTCAAGGCCATCGGCATCACCAACCAGCGCGAGACCACGCTGCTCTGGGACAAGAACACCGGTGAGCCCGTCCACAACGCCCTCGTCTGGCAGGACACCCGCACCGACGCCCTCTGCAAGGAGCTCGGCCGCAACGTCGGCCAGGACCGCTTCCGCCGCGAGACCGGCCTGCCGCTCGCGAGCTACTTCTCCGGCCCGAAGGTCCGCTGGCTGCTCGACAACGTCGAGGGCCTGCGCGAGCGCGCCGAGCGCGGCGACATCCTCTTCGGCACCATGGACTCCTGGGTCATCTGGAACCTCACGGGCGGCGTCGACGGCGGCCACCACGTCACCGACGTCACCAACGCCTCCCGCACCATGCTGATGAACCTCCACACCATGGCCTGGGACGAGAAGATCCTGCAGTCCATGGAGATCCCGGCCACCGTGCTGCCGGAGATCCGCTCCTCCGCCGAGGTGTACGGCACGGTCAAGGGCGGCATCCTCGACGGCGTCCCGGTCGCCTCCGCGCTCGGCGACCAGCAGGCCGCCCTGTTCGGCCAGACGTGTTTCGCCGAGGGCGAGGCCAAGTCCACCTACGGCACCGGCACCTTCATGCTGATGAACACCGGTGACAAGATCATCAACTCCTACAGCGGCCTGCTGACCACGGTCGGCTACCAGATCGGCGACGCCAAGCCGGTCTACGCCCTGGAGGGCTCGATCGCCGTCACCGGCTCGCTGGTGCAGTGGATGCGCGACCAGATGGGCCTGATCAAGTCCGCCGCCGAGATCGAGACCCTCGCGTCCTCGGTCGAGGACAACGGCGGCGCCTACTTCGTGCCGGCCTTCTCCGGCCTGTTCGCCCCGTACTGGCGCTCCGACGCGCGCGGTGTCATCGCCGGCCTCACCCGGTACGTCACCAAGGCGCACATCGCCCGCGCCGTCCTGGAGGCCACCGCCTGGCAGACCCGCGAGATCACCGACGCCATGACGAAGGACTCCGGCGTCGAGCTGACCGCACTCAAGGTCGACGGCGGCATGACCTCCAACAACCTGCTGATGCAGACCCTCTCGGACTTCCTGGACGCGCCCGTCGTGCGTCCCATGGTCGCCGAGACCACCTGCCTCGGCGCCGCCTACGCCGCCGGCCTGGCCGTCGGCTTCTGGCCGGACACCGACGCGCTGCGCGCCAACTGGCGCCGGGCGGCGGAATGGACCCCTCGCATGGACGCCGACAAGCGTGACAGCGAGTACAAGAGCTGGCTCAAGGCCGTCGAGCGGACCATGGGCTGGATCGAGGACGAGGAGTAG
- the mshC gene encoding cysteine--1-D-myo-inosityl 2-amino-2-deoxy-alpha-D-glucopyranoside ligase, with protein sequence MHAWPASEVPALPGKGRDLRIHDTATGGRVTLAPGPVARIYVCGITPYDATHMGHAATYNAFDLVQRVWLDTKRQVHYVQNVTDVDDPLLERAIRDGIDWVGLAERETALFREDMTALRMLPPQHYIGAVEAIPGIIPLVEQLRDSGAAYELEGDIYFSVEADPHFGQVSNYDTQLMRHLSAERGGDPDRPGKKNPLDPMLWMAAREGEPSWDGGSLGPGRPGWHIECVAIALDHLGMGFDVQGGGSDLIFPHHEMGASHAQTLTGEFPMAKAYVHAGMVALHGEKMSKSKGNLVFVSRLRRDGVDPAAIRLALLSHRYRDDWEWTDQVLETAVERLGRWRAAVSRPDGPSADALVEELREALSDDLDTPTALAAVDRWAELQTAEGGTDESAPGLVSRAVDALLGVAL encoded by the coding sequence ATGCATGCCTGGCCCGCTTCTGAGGTCCCCGCCCTTCCCGGCAAGGGCCGCGACCTCCGGATCCACGACACCGCGACCGGCGGGCGAGTGACCCTCGCCCCCGGCCCCGTCGCCCGTATCTACGTCTGCGGCATCACGCCGTACGACGCGACCCACATGGGTCACGCGGCGACCTACAACGCGTTCGACCTCGTTCAGCGCGTGTGGCTCGACACCAAGCGGCAGGTGCACTACGTCCAGAACGTGACGGACGTGGACGACCCGCTCCTGGAGCGCGCGATCCGCGACGGCATCGACTGGGTCGGCCTCGCAGAGCGCGAGACCGCCCTCTTCCGCGAGGACATGACCGCCCTGCGGATGCTGCCCCCGCAGCACTACATCGGCGCGGTCGAGGCCATACCGGGCATCATTCCGCTCGTCGAGCAGCTCCGGGACTCCGGCGCCGCCTACGAGCTCGAAGGGGACATCTACTTCTCCGTCGAGGCCGACCCGCACTTCGGCCAGGTGTCGAACTACGACACCCAGCTGATGCGCCACCTCTCCGCCGAGCGCGGGGGCGACCCGGACCGTCCGGGCAAGAAGAACCCGCTCGACCCGATGCTCTGGATGGCCGCCCGTGAGGGCGAGCCGAGCTGGGACGGCGGCAGCCTCGGCCCCGGCCGCCCCGGCTGGCACATCGAGTGCGTCGCCATCGCCCTCGACCACCTCGGCATGGGCTTCGACGTGCAGGGCGGCGGCTCCGACCTGATCTTCCCGCACCACGAGATGGGCGCCTCCCACGCCCAGACCCTCACGGGCGAGTTCCCCATGGCCAAGGCGTACGTCCACGCCGGCATGGTCGCGCTGCACGGCGAGAAGATGTCGAAGTCCAAGGGCAACCTGGTCTTCGTCTCCAGGCTCCGCCGCGACGGCGTCGACCCGGCCGCCATCCGGCTCGCGCTGCTCTCGCACCGCTACCGCGACGACTGGGAGTGGACGGACCAGGTCCTGGAGACGGCCGTGGAGCGGCTCGGCCGCTGGCGCGCCGCCGTCTCGCGCCCCGACGGCCCGTCCGCCGACGCACTCGTCGAGGAGCTCCGCGAGGCGCTCTCCGACGACCTCGACACGCCCACCGCGCTCGCCGCGGTGGACCGCTGGGCCGAGCTCCAGACGGCCGAGGGCGGCACGGACGAGTCCGCCCCCGGTCTCGTCTCGCGCGCTGTCGACGCGCTGCTCGGTGTCGCCCTGTAA
- a CDS encoding PAC2 family protein, giving the protein MIELEGVPELIDPVMVAAFEGWNDAGDAASTAVAHLDREWKGEVFAALDAEDYYDFQVNRPTVFLDNGVRKITWPTTRLSVVRVGGEKPRDLVLVRGIEPSMRWRSFCNELLAFAHELGVEMVVILGALLGDTPHTRPVPVSGVTSDPDLARTMDLEETRYEGPTGIVGILQEACTHAGVPAVSLWAAVPHYVSQPPNPKATLALLNRLEDLIGLRIPLGELPEDARAWQLGVDQLAAEDSEVAEYVQTLEEARDTAELPEASGEAIAREFERYLRRREPGTGPGSGPGVATEGGEFLRDSGSGRTRPPKPEQPGPESVPGTDAEEGPGSDTGEGPGSDTGEGPGSDTGEGPAEGSGGPEGDVDGGDET; this is encoded by the coding sequence GTGATCGAGCTCGAGGGGGTACCCGAGCTGATCGACCCGGTCATGGTGGCCGCGTTCGAGGGCTGGAACGACGCCGGCGACGCCGCCTCCACCGCGGTCGCCCATCTCGACCGGGAATGGAAGGGCGAGGTGTTCGCGGCGCTCGACGCCGAGGACTACTACGACTTCCAGGTCAACCGCCCCACGGTCTTCCTGGACAACGGGGTCAGAAAGATCACCTGGCCGACGACCCGGCTCTCGGTGGTCCGGGTCGGCGGCGAGAAGCCGCGCGACCTGGTGCTGGTGCGCGGGATCGAGCCCTCGATGCGCTGGCGCTCGTTCTGCAACGAGCTGCTCGCCTTCGCGCACGAGCTGGGCGTGGAGATGGTGGTGATCCTGGGCGCGCTGCTCGGGGACACCCCGCACACCCGGCCGGTCCCGGTCAGCGGGGTGACCTCCGATCCGGACCTGGCGCGGACGATGGACCTGGAGGAGACCCGGTACGAGGGCCCGACGGGCATCGTGGGCATCCTCCAGGAGGCGTGCACGCACGCGGGCGTGCCGGCGGTGAGCCTGTGGGCGGCGGTGCCGCACTATGTGTCGCAGCCGCCGAACCCGAAGGCGACGCTGGCGCTCCTCAACCGCCTGGAGGACCTGATCGGGCTGCGCATCCCGCTGGGCGAGCTGCCGGAGGACGCGCGGGCCTGGCAGCTGGGCGTGGACCAGCTGGCGGCCGAGGACAGCGAGGTCGCCGAGTACGTGCAGACGCTCGAGGAGGCGCGGGACACGGCGGAGCTGCCGGAGGCCTCGGGCGAGGCGATCGCCCGCGAGTTCGAGCGGTATCTGCGGCGGCGCGAGCCGGGCACGGGCCCGGGCTCCGGTCCGGGCGTGGCGACGGAGGGCGGCGAGTTCCTGAGGGATTCCGGCAGCGGCCGGACCCGCCCGCCGAAGCCGGAGCAGCCGGGCCCCGAGTCGGTCCCGGGGACGGATGCCGAGGAGGGACCGGGCTCGGACACCGGCGAGGGACCGGGCTCGGACACCGGCGAAGGGCCGGGCTCGGACACCGGCGAGGGGCCGGCCGAGGGATCCGGCGGTCCCGAAGGGGACGTGGACGGCGGCGACGAGACGTAG
- a CDS encoding SCO1664 family protein has translation MPAPERIPPRSMSSPSTPSDAELLTHGELTVRGRVREASNAVLYCSVAHEGREAACVYKPVAGEQPLWDFPDGTLAQREVAAYEISEATGWGLVPPTVLRDGPYGEGMVQLWIEADPGARLLALTEDDEPGEGWKAVGPAQIDEDRTALLVHADTPELRRLAVLDAVINNGDRKGGHLLPAPGGRLYGIDHGVTFHVEDKLRTLLWGWAGEELPAEAAGVLDSLDRSLAPGAPLATRLAELLTGAEVAAVRARVEALRATGRHPEPSGQWPAIPWPPV, from the coding sequence CTGCCCGCGCCAGAACGGATACCGCCGCGGAGCATGAGCAGCCCCTCGACGCCGTCGGACGCCGAGCTGCTGACCCACGGTGAGCTGACCGTGCGCGGCCGGGTCCGCGAGGCCTCCAACGCCGTGCTGTACTGCTCCGTCGCCCACGAGGGCCGGGAAGCCGCCTGCGTCTACAAGCCGGTCGCGGGGGAGCAGCCCCTGTGGGACTTCCCCGACGGCACCCTCGCCCAGCGCGAGGTCGCCGCGTACGAGATCTCCGAGGCCACCGGCTGGGGCCTGGTCCCGCCGACCGTGCTCCGCGACGGGCCGTACGGGGAGGGCATGGTCCAGCTGTGGATCGAGGCCGACCCCGGGGCGCGGCTCCTGGCCCTCACCGAGGACGACGAGCCGGGCGAGGGCTGGAAGGCCGTGGGGCCCGCGCAGATCGACGAGGACCGCACCGCGCTCCTCGTCCACGCCGACACCCCCGAGCTGCGCCGGCTGGCCGTCCTGGACGCCGTCATCAACAACGGCGACCGCAAGGGCGGGCATCTGCTGCCGGCCCCCGGCGGGCGGCTCTACGGCATCGACCACGGGGTGACCTTCCACGTCGAGGACAAGCTGCGCACCCTGCTGTGGGGCTGGGCCGGCGAGGAGCTGCCCGCCGAGGCCGCCGGTGTGCTCGACTCGCTGGACCGGTCCCTGGCCCCTGGAGCGCCGCTCGCCACCCGACTGGCGGAACTCCTGACCGGCGCCGAGGTCGCGGCCGTACGCGCCCGCGTGGAGGCCCTGCGCGCCACCGGACGGCACCCGGAGCCCTCGGGGCAGTGGCCGGCGATCCCCTGGCCGCCCGTCTGA
- a CDS encoding FAD-dependent oxidoreductase, translated as MTTLQSVPALGTHPAAGSLPSRAETREQLSKATYDLLVIGGGILGISTAWHAAQSGLRVALVDAGDFAGATSSASSKLLHGGLRYLQTGAVKLVAENHFERRAVSRQVAPHLANPLTFYLPVYKGGPHGAAKLGAGVFAYSALSAFGDGVGHLLSPAKAAQDVPELRTDNLKAVAVYGDDQMNDARMALMTVRAAVDAGATVLNHAEVTGLRFTRGRVTGAELKDRTTGDEFGVNARLVLNATGPWVDHLRKMEDPNAAPSIRLSKGAHLVLKRTSPWKAALATPIDKYRITFALPWEDMLLLGTTDEEYEGDPGQVEVTEKDTAQILDEAAFSIRDQQLSRDLITYAFAGLRVLPGGPGDTSKAKRETVVTEGRGGMLSVAGGKWTTFRHIGRTVMKKLEQLPGHPLGEDYEPVSALPKRLPLPGIANPNAVAHRLLVDGPAPGPRMAADTAKHLATHYGSLSFDIARMANENPELARRIHPDAPEIWAQVAYARDHEWAETADDVLRRRTTLTIRGLATDEIRAEVESMLRK; from the coding sequence ATGACCACCCTGCAGAGCGTCCCTGCCCTGGGGACGCACCCGGCTGCCGGTTCCCTGCCGAGCCGCGCCGAGACCCGGGAACAGCTTTCCAAGGCGACGTACGACCTCCTGGTGATCGGAGGCGGCATCCTGGGCATCTCCACCGCCTGGCACGCCGCGCAGTCGGGCCTGCGGGTGGCCCTGGTGGACGCCGGCGACTTCGCCGGCGCCACCTCCTCCGCCTCCTCCAAGCTCCTCCACGGCGGCCTGCGCTACCTGCAGACCGGCGCGGTGAAGCTGGTCGCGGAGAACCACTTCGAGCGGCGTGCGGTCTCCCGCCAGGTGGCACCGCACCTCGCCAACCCGCTCACCTTCTACCTGCCCGTCTACAAGGGCGGCCCGCACGGCGCCGCCAAGCTGGGCGCCGGAGTCTTCGCGTACTCCGCCCTCTCGGCCTTCGGCGACGGCGTCGGACACCTGCTCTCCCCCGCCAAGGCCGCGCAGGACGTGCCGGAGCTGCGCACCGACAACCTCAAGGCCGTCGCCGTCTACGGCGACGACCAGATGAACGACGCCCGGATGGCGCTGATGACGGTCCGCGCCGCCGTCGACGCCGGCGCCACCGTCCTCAACCACGCCGAGGTCACCGGGCTGCGCTTCACCCGCGGCCGGGTCACCGGCGCGGAGCTGAAGGACCGCACCACCGGCGACGAGTTCGGCGTGAACGCCCGCCTCGTGCTCAACGCGACCGGCCCGTGGGTCGACCACCTGCGCAAGATGGAGGACCCCAACGCGGCCCCCTCCATCCGCCTCTCCAAGGGCGCGCACCTGGTCCTCAAGCGGACCTCGCCGTGGAAGGCCGCCCTGGCCACCCCGATCGACAAGTACCGCATCACCTTCGCCCTCCCCTGGGAGGACATGCTGCTCCTCGGCACCACCGACGAGGAGTACGAGGGCGACCCCGGCCAGGTCGAGGTCACCGAGAAGGACACCGCCCAGATCCTGGACGAGGCCGCCTTCTCCATCCGCGACCAGCAGCTCTCCCGCGACCTGATCACCTACGCCTTCGCCGGCCTCCGGGTGCTCCCGGGCGGCCCCGGCGACACCTCCAAGGCCAAGCGCGAGACCGTCGTCACCGAGGGCCGCGGCGGCATGCTGTCGGTGGCCGGCGGCAAGTGGACGACCTTCCGCCACATCGGCCGCACGGTCATGAAGAAGCTGGAGCAGCTCCCCGGCCACCCGCTCGGCGAGGACTACGAGCCGGTGTCCGCGCTGCCGAAGCGCCTCCCGCTGCCCGGCATCGCCAACCCGAACGCCGTCGCCCACCGCCTGCTCGTCGACGGTCCGGCCCCCGGCCCCCGGATGGCCGCCGACACCGCCAAGCACCTGGCCACCCACTACGGCTCGCTCTCCTTCGACATCGCGCGGATGGCGAACGAGAACCCCGAGCTCGCCCGCCGGATACACCCGGACGCCCCGGAGATCTGGGCGCAGGTCGCCTACGCCCGCGACCACGAGTGGGCCGAGACGGCGGACGACGTGCTGCGCCGCCGTACGACGCTGACCATCCGCGGTCTCGCGACGGACGAGATCCGCGCCGAGGTCGAGTCGATGCTGCGGAAGTAA